Proteins co-encoded in one Corynebacterium tuberculostearicum genomic window:
- the hisG gene encoding ATP phosphoribosyltransferase: protein MIKVAIPNKGSLSEAAVEILTEAGYKGRGHSKALNVIDAENGVEFFFLRPKDIAIYVARGVLDLGITGRDLALDSKAQFEEVLPLGFGASTFRYAAPQGEEWEISQLAGRRVATSYPNLVRTNLAKQGIEADVIRLDGAVEISIRLGVADVIADVVSTGTTLRQQGLAPFGEPIIESEAVVIKRTGVEITEEEQVVMGRIQGILHARTYLMIDYNIAKANLDSAAGITPGLTGPTVSPLAREDWVAVRAMVPQKQANNVMDRLSQLGAEAILASDLRIARF, encoded by the coding sequence ATGATTAAGGTAGCTATACCCAACAAAGGCTCTCTATCCGAAGCCGCCGTGGAGATTCTTACGGAGGCCGGCTACAAGGGCCGTGGCCACTCCAAGGCGCTCAACGTTATTGACGCAGAAAACGGCGTAGAGTTCTTCTTCCTGCGGCCGAAGGATATTGCCATCTATGTCGCCCGTGGAGTTTTGGATCTGGGCATTACCGGCCGCGACCTTGCGCTTGATTCCAAGGCACAATTTGAGGAAGTCCTGCCGTTGGGTTTTGGCGCGTCAACTTTCCGGTATGCCGCCCCGCAAGGAGAAGAGTGGGAAATCTCTCAACTAGCCGGCCGCCGTGTAGCTACGTCCTACCCAAATCTTGTCCGCACCAACCTTGCGAAACAAGGCATTGAGGCCGATGTAATTCGGCTAGACGGTGCCGTGGAGATTTCCATCCGGCTCGGCGTCGCTGATGTCATTGCTGATGTCGTGTCAACTGGTACTACGTTGCGCCAACAAGGTTTGGCTCCATTTGGTGAGCCCATTATCGAGTCGGAAGCTGTTGTTATTAAGCGCACCGGCGTAGAAATCACTGAAGAAGAGCAGGTGGTTATGGGCCGCATTCAGGGAATCCTGCATGCTCGCACCTATTTGATGATTGACTACAACATTGCCAAAGCTAACTTGGACTCAGCGGCTGGTATTACGCCGGGATTAACTGGTCCTACGGTTTCTCCTTTGGCCCGCGAAGATTGGGTGGCAGTGCGCGCGATGGTTCCGCAGAAGCAAGCTAACAATGTGATGGACCGGCTTTCCCAATTGGGGGCGGAAGCTATTTTGGCTTCTGATTTGCGCATCGCCCGCTTTTAG
- the aspA gene encoding aspartate ammonia-lyase: MAKSSKKEEKDTKSAAKDVKKEEDTSTHAAQQKVAKQKAPKNSSKKTRTETDLLGSLEIPADAYYGVHTVRATDNFQISYVTINTIPHFIRGMVQVKKAAAMANRRLHVLPKKKAEAIIWACDQILEEGRCMDQFPLDVFQGGAGTSLNMNTNEVVANLALEYLGEEKGSYDIINPNDDVNMSQSTNDAYPTGFRLGLHAAVDHLIERMDGLRAAFQDKGNEFQDILKMGRTQLQDAVPMTLGDEFKGFANNLNEEQALLRDAQRRLLEINLGATAIGTGVNTPAGYRHQVTAALSEVTGLEMKTARDLIEATSDCGAYVLLHSTIKRAAMKLAKICNDLRLLSSGPRAGLAEINLPARQAGSSIMPGKVNPVIPEVVNQTCFKIFGNDHVVTMAAEAGQLQLNVMEPVIGEALFQSIRIMGNAVDALREKCVTGITANADVCRAYVENSIGIVTYLNPFIGHHNGDLIAKESLETGKGVKELVLEKGLLDEATVNKVLSVENLMHPEFRGQLFIDED, translated from the coding sequence ATGGCAAAGTCCTCTAAGAAAGAAGAAAAGGACACCAAGTCTGCAGCAAAGGACGTGAAGAAGGAAGAAGACACTTCCACTCACGCCGCACAGCAGAAGGTGGCCAAGCAAAAGGCACCTAAGAATTCTAGCAAGAAGACTCGTACCGAGACCGATCTTCTTGGCTCCCTGGAGATTCCCGCTGACGCTTACTACGGTGTCCACACCGTCCGCGCTACGGACAACTTCCAGATTTCTTACGTGACCATTAACACCATCCCGCATTTCATTCGCGGCATGGTTCAGGTCAAGAAGGCGGCCGCGATGGCAAACCGCCGCTTGCACGTGCTGCCGAAGAAGAAGGCTGAGGCCATCATCTGGGCCTGCGACCAGATTCTGGAAGAAGGCCGCTGCATGGATCAGTTCCCGCTGGATGTATTCCAGGGCGGCGCTGGTACCTCGCTGAATATGAACACCAATGAGGTCGTCGCCAACCTTGCGCTGGAGTATCTCGGTGAAGAAAAGGGTTCCTACGACATCATCAACCCAAACGATGATGTGAACATGTCCCAGTCCACCAACGATGCATACCCGACCGGCTTCCGTTTGGGTCTGCACGCAGCCGTCGACCACCTCATTGAGCGCATGGACGGCCTCCGCGCCGCATTCCAGGATAAAGGCAATGAGTTCCAGGACATCCTAAAGATGGGACGTACCCAGCTACAGGACGCGGTACCGATGACCTTGGGCGATGAATTCAAGGGATTTGCCAATAATCTCAACGAGGAACAGGCTTTGCTGCGCGATGCACAGCGTCGCCTCCTCGAGATCAACTTGGGCGCAACCGCAATTGGTACCGGCGTGAATACCCCAGCTGGATATCGCCACCAAGTAACCGCTGCCTTGTCTGAGGTTACCGGCCTTGAGATGAAGACCGCACGCGATCTCATTGAGGCTACCTCTGACTGTGGTGCTTATGTCCTGCTGCACTCCACCATCAAGCGCGCAGCAATGAAGCTCGCCAAGATCTGCAATGACCTGCGACTTCTGTCTTCTGGTCCGCGCGCCGGCTTGGCTGAAATCAACCTGCCTGCTCGTCAGGCCGGATCCTCCATCATGCCAGGCAAGGTCAACCCCGTTATCCCAGAGGTTGTTAACCAGACGTGCTTTAAGATTTTCGGCAATGACCACGTGGTCACCATGGCTGCTGAGGCTGGCCAGCTCCAGCTCAATGTGATGGAGCCGGTGATTGGTGAGGCACTGTTCCAGTCCATTCGCATCATGGGTAACGCCGTTGATGCTCTACGCGAGAAGTGCGTCACCGGCATTACCGCTAATGCAGACGTGTGCCGTGCGTACGTGGAAAATTCCATTGGTATCGTCACCTACCTGAACCCATTCATCGGCCACCACAATGGTGATCTGATTGCCAAGGAATCCCTAGAGACCGGCAAGGGCGTTAAGGAGCTCGTTCTGGAGAAGGGACTCCTTGATGAGGCAACCGTGAACAAGGTGCTTTCCGTAGAAAACCTCATGCACCCAGAGTTCCGCGGTCAGCTCTTCATCGACGAGGATTAA
- a CDS encoding anaerobic C4-dicarboxylate transporter, whose amino-acid sequence MVIVHILIVLAAIFLGARIGSIGIGMAGGLGVLMLGLTGVPITREDIPFDVIGIIMTVIAAIAAMQRAGGMDYLVHIAEKFLRKNPKRITFYAPVVTWLMTVLAGTGHTAFSTLPVIVEVAKEGKVRPSRPLSIAVVASQMAICASPISAAVVLLASLLEPMNVGYLQVLAVVIPATFLSIFPAAWIANKFGKELEDDPVYQERKAKGLVKEPLGAGSFSPQKGAKASVIVFLVAIVIVMAWATLTSEQVGLIAEPTLPRNEAIMTVMLTAATIIVMMTKVPAADVLNTPVFKSGMSACICVLGVAWLGTSLINHYMDDIQSMAGSVIESSPWLLAVVLFFAAALLYSQAATTKALMPAALALGVSPITAVAAFPAVSALFILPTYPTLLAAVEMDDTGSTRIGKAVFNHPFLIPGTVSIVLSVLLGYAFGLVIL is encoded by the coding sequence GTGGTTATTGTTCATATTCTCATCGTTCTCGCGGCTATCTTCTTGGGTGCGAGAATTGGATCAATTGGCATCGGCATGGCCGGCGGCCTCGGAGTGCTGATGCTCGGTCTCACCGGCGTTCCCATCACAAGGGAAGACATCCCGTTTGATGTCATCGGCATCATTATGACTGTTATTGCCGCGATTGCAGCTATGCAGCGCGCCGGAGGTATGGACTACCTCGTGCATATTGCCGAAAAGTTTTTGCGCAAGAATCCCAAGCGCATTACCTTCTACGCACCGGTCGTTACGTGGCTGATGACGGTACTTGCCGGTACAGGTCACACCGCGTTTTCTACGCTGCCGGTCATCGTGGAGGTGGCTAAAGAAGGCAAAGTTCGTCCCTCCCGCCCGCTTTCTATTGCGGTTGTAGCCTCCCAGATGGCCATCTGTGCTTCACCAATTTCTGCAGCCGTTGTTTTGCTGGCTAGCTTGTTGGAGCCGATGAATGTGGGCTATCTACAGGTATTGGCAGTGGTCATCCCGGCAACTTTCCTCTCCATTTTCCCGGCTGCTTGGATTGCCAATAAGTTTGGAAAAGAACTAGAAGATGATCCGGTCTATCAGGAACGCAAGGCTAAAGGCCTCGTAAAAGAACCGCTCGGCGCAGGGAGTTTCTCACCGCAGAAGGGCGCCAAAGCTTCTGTTATCGTATTTTTGGTCGCCATCGTCATTGTGATGGCATGGGCCACGTTGACCTCCGAGCAGGTTGGTCTTATCGCAGAGCCAACCTTGCCGCGCAATGAGGCCATTATGACGGTGATGCTGACCGCGGCCACCATCATCGTGATGATGACCAAGGTCCCTGCCGCAGACGTTTTAAACACCCCAGTATTCAAGTCCGGTATGTCTGCATGTATTTGTGTGTTGGGCGTTGCTTGGTTGGGTACCAGCCTTATCAATCACTACATGGACGATATCCAGTCCATGGCTGGCAGCGTCATCGAGTCTTCGCCGTGGCTGCTCGCCGTAGTTCTGTTCTTCGCAGCCGCATTGCTGTACTCGCAGGCAGCCACCACCAAGGCTCTCATGCCGGCAGCACTGGCATTGGGGGTCAGCCCAATTACCGCAGTCGCAGCTTTTCCTGCCGTGTCGGCACTGTTTATTTTGCCGACCTACCCAACGCTGCTTGCAGCGGTGGAGATGGACGATACGGGCTCTACCCGAATTGGCAAGGCCGTATTCAACCACCCGTTCCTTATTCCGGGAACAGTCAGCATCGTGCTTTCTGTGCTTTTGGGCTACGCATTCGGTCTCGTCATCCTGTAG
- a CDS encoding formate--tetrahydrofolate ligase: MTTQPSDVEIAQSHNLRPIAEIAAKAGIPSDAVIPYGTTKAKVDITKVDYAKENQGKLVLVTGVSPTPAGEGKSTVLIGLTDALDQLGKKAIVALREPSQGPVMGIKGGAAGGGYAQIVPMEDINLHFTGDFHAITSATNTLAAIIDNHIHQGNALGIDPRRVTWQRCMDVNDRALRNVVTGLGGPAHGVPAETGFTITAASEIMAILCLATSLEDLKKRLGDITIGFTYDQRPVNARDLQAEGALTALMRDALNPNLVQTLGGVPALVHGGPFANIAHGCNSLLATQTALQFGDIVLSEAGFGSDLGGEKFLDIKARFGDLDVAGAVVVATIRSQKYNGGVAKDELTEENLDALKAGIVNLERHVENLRKFGIKPVVALNLFWSDTEAEREFMRQWAKDFGVAIEEANVWSEGGAGATKLAETLLENLQGGAKQLYDPQKGIEASIESIAREIYRADRVEYGAKALKDLRYIQDNGWDKLPVVISKTQYSFSDDASALGAPEGHTLHVREVLPRTGSGFIVVLTGNVMTMPGLPKKPAANKIDVDKQGTISGLF; this comes from the coding sequence ATGACTACTCAGCCATCCGATGTCGAAATCGCTCAATCCCATAACTTGCGACCAATTGCAGAGATTGCCGCTAAGGCAGGCATTCCTTCTGACGCCGTAATTCCTTACGGCACTACTAAGGCCAAGGTGGATATCACCAAGGTTGACTACGCTAAAGAAAATCAAGGAAAGCTGGTGCTTGTTACCGGTGTGTCTCCTACACCTGCCGGGGAAGGCAAATCCACAGTCCTCATCGGCCTTACCGACGCCCTGGATCAGTTGGGCAAGAAGGCCATCGTTGCCCTGCGTGAGCCCTCCCAAGGCCCAGTGATGGGTATTAAGGGCGGCGCGGCTGGCGGCGGCTATGCACAGATTGTCCCTATGGAAGACATCAATCTTCACTTCACCGGCGATTTTCATGCCATTACCTCTGCAACCAACACCCTAGCCGCCATCATTGATAACCACATCCACCAAGGCAACGCCTTGGGCATCGACCCGCGGCGCGTGACATGGCAGCGGTGCATGGACGTCAACGACCGTGCTCTCCGCAACGTAGTCACGGGTCTGGGCGGGCCAGCTCACGGGGTACCTGCTGAAACCGGTTTCACCATTACCGCTGCTTCTGAAATCATGGCCATCTTGTGCTTGGCCACGAGCCTCGAAGACCTAAAGAAACGCCTTGGCGATATCACCATTGGATTCACCTATGATCAGCGCCCTGTCAATGCGCGCGACTTGCAAGCAGAAGGCGCGCTCACGGCGCTCATGCGCGATGCTTTGAATCCGAACCTCGTGCAAACCCTAGGCGGTGTTCCGGCGCTGGTTCACGGTGGGCCTTTTGCGAATATTGCGCATGGATGTAACTCCCTGTTGGCGACCCAAACCGCATTACAATTTGGCGATATCGTCTTAAGCGAGGCAGGCTTCGGCTCTGATTTGGGTGGCGAAAAATTCCTGGATATCAAGGCACGTTTCGGTGATCTAGATGTCGCCGGCGCAGTCGTTGTCGCCACCATCCGCTCACAGAAGTACAACGGCGGTGTGGCCAAGGATGAGCTCACCGAGGAGAACCTGGATGCCCTGAAGGCGGGCATTGTCAACCTAGAGCGTCACGTAGAAAACCTGCGCAAGTTCGGGATCAAGCCGGTAGTAGCGCTCAACCTCTTTTGGTCTGATACTGAGGCGGAGCGAGAATTCATGCGGCAGTGGGCCAAGGACTTTGGTGTGGCCATAGAGGAAGCCAACGTGTGGTCTGAGGGTGGCGCGGGAGCTACCAAGCTGGCAGAGACCTTGCTGGAGAACCTGCAGGGCGGAGCCAAGCAGCTCTACGATCCGCAGAAGGGAATCGAGGCCTCCATCGAGAGCATCGCTCGCGAGATCTATCGCGCAGACCGTGTGGAGTACGGGGCAAAGGCGCTCAAGGATCTGAGGTACATCCAGGACAATGGCTGGGATAAGCTGCCCGTGGTTATTTCGAAGACGCAGTACTCCTTTAGCGATGATGCCTCCGCATTGGGAGCGCCGGAAGGACATACCCTGCATGTTCGCGAAGTGCTGCCGCGCACCGGTTCGGGATTTATCGTCGTGCTAACGGGCAACGTTATGACGATGCCGGGCCTGCCTAAGAAGCCGGCGGCGAATAAGATCGACGTCGATAAGCAGGGCACCATTTCGGGCCTCTTTTAG